The following coding sequences are from one Burkholderia stabilis window:
- a CDS encoding AraC family transcriptional regulator: protein MDDTARYTTANLPVHLLRCLTETSKELGIDPTRLCLGLGFDVADLSNPSCRISLRQASTMIRRALEMAPGRALGLELGTSETIASIGLVGYAMLTSPTLKDAITVGLELQRHTGPLMRFDLVSDARTLSIRATNVFLEPDIEAFLVEEAFGSFMKIGRSLAGPAFQPKVIDLSYPPPAYAEQYARVFSCPVRFEQEQNLLSCDASLGSRAIATHDPLAHRQVLEFLQDALPPEPEGTDFLESIERIMRRDLRHTPTLAEIAAQLFMSERTLRRRLADQGVSYQTVIDTIRRKRAFTLLSNPRLSIEDVAHEVGFSDAHNFRRAFKRWTGHGPREGQRTVL, encoded by the coding sequence ATGGACGATACCGCCCGTTATACGACGGCGAATCTGCCGGTCCATTTACTGCGGTGCCTCACGGAGACAAGCAAGGAACTGGGCATCGACCCCACCCGGCTATGCCTCGGGCTCGGCTTCGACGTCGCGGATCTGTCGAATCCGTCGTGCCGGATCTCGCTGCGCCAGGCGAGCACGATGATCCGGCGCGCGCTCGAGATGGCGCCGGGGCGCGCGCTCGGCCTCGAACTCGGGACGAGCGAGACGATCGCGTCGATCGGGCTGGTCGGCTACGCGATGCTGACGAGCCCCACGCTGAAGGATGCGATCACCGTCGGCCTCGAATTGCAGCGCCACACGGGGCCGCTGATGCGCTTCGACCTGGTGTCGGACGCGCGCACGCTGTCGATCCGCGCGACCAACGTGTTCCTCGAGCCGGACATCGAGGCGTTCCTCGTCGAGGAAGCGTTCGGCAGCTTCATGAAGATCGGGCGCTCGCTCGCGGGCCCCGCGTTCCAGCCGAAGGTCATCGATCTCAGCTACCCGCCGCCCGCCTATGCGGAGCAGTACGCGCGCGTATTCTCCTGCCCGGTGCGCTTCGAGCAGGAGCAGAACCTGCTGTCGTGCGACGCGTCGCTCGGCAGCCGCGCGATCGCGACGCACGATCCGCTCGCGCATCGCCAGGTGCTCGAATTCCTGCAGGACGCGCTGCCGCCCGAACCCGAAGGCACCGATTTTCTCGAATCGATCGAACGGATCATGCGGCGCGACCTGCGCCATACGCCGACGCTCGCCGAAATCGCCGCGCAGCTGTTCATGAGCGAGCGCACGCTGCGGCGCAGGCTGGCCGACCAGGGCGTGTCGTACCAGACGGTGATCGACACGATCCGCCGCAAGCGCGCGTTCACGCTGCTGAGCAATCCGCGGCTGTCGATCGAGGACGTCGCGCACGAAGTCGGGTTCAGCGACGCGCACAACTTCCGGCGCGCGTTCAAGCGCTGGACCGGGCACGGCCCGAGAGAGGGGCAGCGGACGGTGCTGTAA
- the plcR gene encoding phospholipase C accessory protein PlcR, whose product MKKNRALWRRTGAIAAIGVAVAIWRYESATPAQAASSGMPGATASTQLAAADAFGSGPATPGPEERRLDVDALRRSLAGRPDADAEVKRIVAFARFRDEVAVYGNGRNSLPQAERSALARRILDELPDHVARNEIVPVQAEALSAALLTDTEADPATRGAAIRSMRAQWDAYAQQTVGPSPAQDPRYLTYEQQSRDVVRQVQASIADPDQQQTVIAQRLQALRVQLFDGASPSGAH is encoded by the coding sequence GTGAAGAAGAACAGGGCACTCTGGCGGCGCACGGGCGCGATCGCGGCGATCGGCGTGGCCGTCGCGATCTGGCGATACGAATCGGCGACGCCGGCGCAGGCTGCTTCATCCGGCATGCCGGGCGCGACGGCGAGCACGCAGCTTGCCGCTGCCGATGCGTTCGGCAGCGGCCCCGCGACACCCGGCCCCGAGGAGCGGCGGCTCGATGTCGACGCGCTGCGCCGCAGCCTCGCGGGGCGTCCCGATGCGGATGCCGAAGTGAAGCGCATCGTCGCGTTCGCGCGTTTTCGCGACGAGGTCGCCGTTTACGGCAATGGCCGCAACAGCCTGCCGCAAGCCGAGCGCAGCGCGCTCGCGCGCCGGATTCTCGACGAGCTGCCCGACCATGTCGCGCGCAACGAGATCGTGCCCGTGCAGGCCGAAGCGCTCAGCGCCGCGCTGCTGACCGACACCGAAGCCGATCCGGCGACGCGCGGCGCGGCGATTCGGTCGATGCGCGCGCAATGGGACGCATATGCGCAGCAGACGGTCGGCCCGTCGCCCGCGCAGGACCCGCGCTACCTCACCTACGAGCAGCAGAGCCGCGACGTGGTCCGCCAGGTGCAGGCGAGCATTGCCGATCCCGACCAGCAACAGACCGTCATCGCGCAGCGCCTGCAGGCGCTGCGTGTCCAGCTGTTCGACGGCGCTTCACCGTCCGGCGCGCACTGA
- a CDS encoding amino acid deaminase/aldolase yields MSRADLPHRAPTAVHDYPTYRDALAGRRLPAAFVDLDCLDANLADLKRRARGMPIRLATKSVRSRELIGAVLAAGPFMQGLLCYSAAEAAWLAQGGFDDIVVAYPTVEPDDLRAVAAQLRQGRSITLMVDDDAQVDAIDRIARDERVTIPLAIDLDMSSAYPGLYFGMYRSPVRDAAGALALANRIGQRQHVRLDGLMGYEGQIAGVADTAPGGGARNALVRHLKRRSAREINARRHAAVQALAAAGHTLRFVNGGGTGSFESTLDDASVTELAAGSGLYAPALFDHYAAFHVQPAAGFALPVARIPQPGIVTCAGGGYIASGPAGKSRLPRPWLPAGCTLIGNEGAGEVQTPVRVPHGFSPRIGEPILFRHAKAGELCERFNTLLLIRGGRVVDEAPTYRGEGKSFF; encoded by the coding sequence ATGAGCCGTGCAGACCTCCCGCATCGCGCACCCACCGCCGTCCACGATTACCCGACCTACCGCGACGCACTCGCGGGCCGCCGACTGCCCGCCGCGTTCGTCGATCTCGATTGCCTCGACGCCAATCTCGCCGACCTGAAGCGCCGCGCGCGCGGCATGCCGATCCGGCTCGCGACGAAGTCGGTCCGCTCGCGCGAACTGATCGGCGCGGTGCTGGCCGCCGGCCCGTTCATGCAGGGGCTGCTGTGCTATTCAGCGGCAGAAGCCGCGTGGCTCGCGCAAGGCGGCTTCGACGACATCGTCGTCGCGTATCCGACCGTCGAACCCGACGACCTGCGCGCGGTGGCCGCACAACTCCGGCAGGGCCGCTCGATCACGCTGATGGTCGACGACGATGCGCAGGTCGACGCGATCGACCGCATCGCGCGCGACGAACGCGTGACGATCCCGCTCGCGATCGATCTCGACATGTCGTCGGCGTATCCGGGCCTGTACTTCGGCATGTACCGCTCGCCCGTGCGCGATGCCGCAGGCGCGCTCGCGCTCGCGAACCGCATCGGCCAGCGGCAGCACGTGCGGCTCGACGGGCTGATGGGTTACGAAGGGCAGATCGCGGGCGTCGCGGATACCGCGCCGGGCGGCGGCGCGCGCAACGCGCTGGTGCGCCACCTGAAACGGCGCTCGGCCCGCGAAATCAATGCGCGCCGCCACGCGGCCGTGCAGGCGCTCGCAGCGGCCGGCCACACGCTGCGCTTCGTGAACGGCGGCGGCACCGGCAGCTTCGAGAGCACGCTCGACGACGCGTCCGTCACCGAGCTCGCGGCCGGCTCCGGCCTCTACGCGCCAGCGCTGTTCGATCACTACGCGGCCTTTCACGTGCAGCCGGCCGCCGGCTTCGCGCTGCCGGTCGCGCGGATTCCGCAGCCGGGCATCGTGACCTGCGCGGGCGGCGGGTACATCGCGTCCGGCCCGGCCGGCAAGAGCCGCCTGCCGCGGCCGTGGCTGCCGGCCGGCTGCACGCTGATCGGCAACGAAGGCGCGGGCGAAGTACAGACGCCCGTGCGCGTGCCGCACGGCTTCTCGCCAAGGATCGGCGAACCGATCCTGTTCCGTCACGCGAAGGCCGGCGAGCTGTGCGAACGCTTCAACACGCTGCTGCTGATTCGCGGCGGCCGCGTGGTCGACGAGGCGCCCACCTATCGCGGCGAAGGCAAAAGCTTCTTCTAG
- a CDS encoding porin yields the protein MNRPDSIRAACCALMVLAWSGAYAQSNVTLYGVIDAGIRYETHGVSYGADGTPVSTGRKISMADGGGLTESYWGLKGNEDLGGGLSAQFNVESHFGPNSGAIVPAGSPNFFQVAYVGLTSTSLGQLALGRQYNVPFEMVSLTFGSNLWAGPQDPYFNLFKPEQTMLAGARTSNMIQYGAQLGSLYLLAQYAPGGHAGGGVLGSQLGAAVAYAPDKGPFTVGASFMRSWDDVTHAKFDIYTGGGSVTIGNATVNAGYIENARDNDFTSFENGPFSPTDLAGLGIISPTQVVDPTTPGGFRRRKMALAGLTYRFTSAFTAAVNAWWTQQSGYTSDFDGRARQFQVIAGYNLSKRSMLYAEVDYAIYRGGLVGAQLVGVNGQAPSTSTTQLGATVGLRHYF from the coding sequence ATGAATCGTCCCGATAGCATTCGCGCGGCGTGCTGCGCGTTGATGGTCCTGGCCTGGTCCGGCGCGTACGCGCAAAGCAACGTGACGCTGTACGGCGTGATCGACGCGGGCATCCGCTACGAAACGCACGGCGTGTCCTACGGCGCCGACGGCACGCCGGTGTCGACCGGCCGCAAGATCTCGATGGCCGACGGCGGCGGCCTGACCGAAAGCTACTGGGGCCTCAAGGGCAACGAGGACCTGGGCGGCGGGCTGTCCGCGCAGTTCAACGTGGAAAGCCACTTCGGCCCCAACAGCGGCGCCATCGTGCCGGCCGGCTCGCCGAACTTCTTCCAGGTCGCGTACGTGGGGCTCACGTCGACGTCGCTCGGCCAGCTCGCGCTCGGGCGCCAGTACAACGTGCCGTTCGAGATGGTGTCGCTGACCTTCGGCTCGAACCTGTGGGCCGGCCCGCAGGACCCGTACTTCAACCTGTTCAAGCCGGAGCAGACGATGCTCGCGGGCGCGCGCACCAGCAACATGATCCAGTACGGCGCGCAGCTCGGCAGCCTGTACCTGCTCGCACAGTACGCGCCGGGCGGCCACGCGGGCGGCGGCGTGCTCGGCAGCCAGCTCGGCGCGGCCGTCGCGTACGCGCCGGACAAGGGGCCGTTCACGGTCGGCGCATCGTTCATGCGAAGCTGGGACGACGTCACGCACGCGAAATTCGACATCTACACGGGCGGCGGCTCGGTGACGATCGGCAACGCGACCGTCAATGCCGGTTATATCGAGAACGCGCGCGACAACGACTTCACGTCGTTCGAGAACGGCCCGTTCAGCCCGACCGATCTCGCGGGCCTCGGCATCATCTCGCCCACGCAGGTGGTCGATCCGACGACGCCCGGCGGGTTCCGCCGCCGCAAGATGGCGCTCGCCGGGCTGACCTACCGCTTCACATCGGCGTTCACGGCGGCCGTCAATGCGTGGTGGACCCAGCAGTCCGGCTACACGTCGGATTTCGACGGCCGCGCGCGCCAGTTCCAGGTGATCGCCGGCTACAACCTGTCGAAGCGCAGCATGCTCTACGCGGAAGTCGACTACGCGATCTATCGCGGCGGGCTGGTGGGCGCGCAACTCGTCGGCGTGAACGGGCAGGCGCCGAGCACGAGCACCACGCAGCTCGGCGCGACGGTCGGCCTGCGCCACTACTTCTGA
- a CDS encoding MFS transporter, which translates to MSTATLHLAAQSRPDPSTGAVVRLALAFAAATNGLILSPFLVAAVMTRFRLDEGMATALVSAEILGIAISCALLSHRIARAARPFTLAGLIGAIAGQALSAVAPGMASAAVARGMTGLFEGMLFVVVASGVSQRASTDRLWGQINLLAGGINGGILVLISALPAAWLGRWVFALLAAVVAVLAPAIRGIGAFASAQSQARARGHALPWRPVVAIWVVTALVYGVQASQWAIAGFVGMRAGLSATTIGVLLSVSSLLGFVGAAIPSHPASHKHRLVLIWAAQLAMIGSIEWFFGARGGSAYFLSQFVLNSAFFVIVPFLTGMLSDVDPDGSLVARTLVVTFFAAGIGTALSGALLDRFGGTHVAHVLCVAVLAAAPFVRLALRRPAEAAVARASP; encoded by the coding sequence ATGAGCACCGCCACCCTGCACCTGGCCGCGCAGTCGCGCCCCGACCCGTCGACCGGTGCGGTCGTCCGCCTCGCGCTCGCATTCGCGGCGGCCACCAACGGGCTGATCCTGTCGCCGTTCCTCGTCGCGGCGGTGATGACGCGCTTCCGGCTCGACGAAGGCATGGCGACCGCGCTCGTCAGCGCCGAGATCCTCGGTATCGCGATCAGTTGCGCGCTGCTGTCGCACCGGATCGCGCGCGCCGCGCGGCCGTTCACGCTGGCCGGCCTGATCGGCGCGATCGCGGGCCAGGCGCTCAGCGCGGTCGCGCCCGGCATGGCATCCGCGGCCGTCGCGCGCGGCATGACGGGGCTGTTCGAAGGGATGCTGTTCGTCGTGGTCGCGTCCGGCGTGTCGCAGCGCGCGTCGACCGACCGCCTGTGGGGGCAAATCAACCTGCTCGCGGGCGGCATCAACGGCGGCATCCTCGTGCTGATCTCCGCATTGCCGGCCGCGTGGCTCGGGCGCTGGGTCTTCGCGCTGCTGGCGGCCGTCGTCGCCGTGCTGGCGCCCGCGATCCGCGGCATCGGCGCATTCGCGAGCGCGCAGTCGCAGGCCCGCGCGCGCGGCCACGCGCTGCCGTGGCGGCCGGTCGTCGCGATCTGGGTCGTGACCGCGCTCGTCTACGGCGTGCAGGCGTCGCAATGGGCGATCGCCGGTTTCGTCGGCATGCGCGCCGGGCTGTCGGCCACGACGATCGGCGTGCTGCTGTCGGTGTCGTCGCTGCTCGGTTTCGTCGGCGCGGCGATCCCGTCGCATCCGGCCAGCCACAAGCACCGCCTCGTGCTGATCTGGGCCGCGCAGCTCGCGATGATCGGATCGATCGAATGGTTCTTCGGCGCGCGCGGCGGCAGCGCGTACTTCCTGAGCCAGTTCGTGCTGAACAGCGCGTTCTTCGTGATCGTGCCGTTCCTCACCGGCATGCTGTCCGACGTCGACCCGGACGGCTCGCTCGTCGCGCGCACGCTCGTCGTCACGTTCTTCGCGGCCGGCATCGGCACCGCGCTGTCCGGCGCGCTGCTCGACCGCTTCGGCGGCACGCACGTCGCGCACGTGCTGTGCGTGGCCGTGCTGGCCGCCGCGCCGTTCGTGCGGCTCGCGCTACGCCGCCCGGCGGAGGCCGCCGTGGCCCGCGCGTCGCCCTGA
- a CDS encoding D-arabinono-1,4-lactone oxidase, producing the protein MWRNWSGYVCSPDATVSTPTSRAALAAVLRDAAAAGATVRAAGAGHSFSPLVQTDDVILSLDAMQGVIDVDRDRRVARVHAGTRLWALGPALAAHGLAMENLGDINVQSIAGATSTGTHGTGITLGNLATQIDSLTFMCADGSEIRATADTHPELFAGGRIGLGALGVLTEIGLRLVPAFNLRLERGGMQLDDCLAQADALIARHRSFEFYWFPHTDTVLTKAWDLTDEPADSVHWASRASESFLENTVFGALCGLGKRVPSLCPALSRLCASTVSAGRHVDASYAMLSTVRRVRFNEMEWSVPAERGADALREIRAFIARRSFPLMFPIEYRWVRGDDIWLSPDYGRDSVRISAHQYRGMPFDAYFSGVQAICRNHGGRPHWGKVHALKAAELAACYPHWDDFLALRERMDPHGRFLTPYLRTLFGIRQGGRATAAAPAGRGTHPMHETAGIAQDRPRSNQEAS; encoded by the coding sequence ATGTGGCGAAACTGGTCGGGATATGTCTGCAGTCCTGATGCAACCGTATCGACGCCGACGTCGCGCGCGGCGCTCGCGGCCGTGCTGCGCGACGCGGCGGCGGCCGGCGCAACCGTGCGCGCGGCCGGCGCGGGTCATTCGTTCTCGCCGCTCGTGCAGACCGACGACGTGATCCTGTCGCTCGACGCGATGCAGGGCGTGATCGACGTCGATCGCGACCGGCGCGTCGCGCGCGTGCATGCCGGCACGCGGCTGTGGGCGCTGGGCCCCGCGCTCGCCGCGCACGGCCTCGCGATGGAGAACCTCGGCGACATCAACGTGCAGTCGATCGCCGGCGCGACCAGCACCGGCACGCACGGCACCGGCATCACGCTCGGCAACCTGGCGACGCAGATCGACAGCCTGACCTTCATGTGCGCGGACGGCAGCGAGATCCGCGCGACGGCCGACACGCATCCCGAGCTGTTCGCGGGCGGCCGGATCGGGCTCGGCGCGCTCGGCGTGCTGACCGAGATCGGCCTGCGCCTCGTGCCCGCGTTCAACCTGCGCCTCGAGCGCGGCGGCATGCAGCTGGACGACTGCCTCGCGCAAGCGGACGCGCTGATCGCGCGCCACCGCTCGTTCGAGTTCTACTGGTTCCCGCATACGGATACCGTGCTGACGAAGGCGTGGGACCTCACCGACGAGCCGGCCGACAGCGTGCACTGGGCGAGCCGTGCATCTGAGTCGTTCCTCGAGAACACCGTGTTCGGCGCGCTGTGCGGGCTGGGCAAGCGCGTGCCGTCGCTGTGCCCGGCGCTGAGCCGGCTGTGCGCATCGACCGTGTCGGCCGGCCGGCACGTCGACGCGAGCTACGCGATGCTGTCGACGGTGCGCCGCGTGCGCTTCAACGAAATGGAATGGTCGGTGCCGGCCGAGCGCGGCGCCGACGCGCTGCGCGAAATCCGCGCGTTCATCGCGCGCCGCAGCTTCCCGCTGATGTTCCCGATCGAATACCGCTGGGTGCGCGGCGACGACATCTGGCTGAGCCCCGACTACGGGCGCGACAGCGTGCGCATCTCGGCGCACCAGTATCGCGGGATGCCGTTCGATGCGTACTTCTCGGGCGTGCAGGCGATCTGCCGCAATCACGGCGGGCGGCCGCACTGGGGCAAGGTGCATGCGCTGAAAGCCGCCGAACTCGCGGCGTGTTATCCGCACTGGGACGATTTCCTCGCGCTGCGCGAACGGATGGACCCGCACGGCCGCTTCCTGACGCCGTACTTGCGCACGCTGTTCGGCATCCGGCAGGGCGGGCGCGCCACCGCCGCCGCGCCCGCCGGCCGCGGGACACACCCGATGCACGAAACGGCCGGCATCGCGCAAGATCGGCCGCGATCCAACCAGGAGGCCTCATGA
- a CDS encoding J domain-containing protein, which yields MTARRGAAVVIAPSHETASLSKAQKTFNTLVKEIEKRRERLGAWEAVMPAFQKKFVDGLLPLEQASTALRIELLHRLDDAFLQKGLSKAEQRTLSELIAGMARNLLDVSDDAQLKGIYDRHRATGYDDKAAAAPEPAKPAPEPAPRVEAADDLDSLSPDELAARMQAEQDEQFRRDMAAHEAREAQRAKRKKAPKQSAAQAKREAEQAESSRSIREVYRKLASALHPDRETDPREQERKTVLMQRVNLAYAKGNLLQLLELQLEIEQIDRRAIDGLGEERLTRYNGILEDQLRELDQEIVHVETGFRRTYGIAPSVKVAPDTVVRMLTRDIAGMQRSNHDLSVALREFDDPEKVRDWLKDVKRQHASSHFDDDPF from the coding sequence ATGACCGCACGTCGCGGTGCCGCGGTCGTCATCGCGCCCAGCCACGAGACAGCCAGCCTGTCGAAAGCCCAGAAGACGTTCAATACGCTCGTCAAGGAAATCGAAAAGCGGCGCGAGCGTCTCGGCGCGTGGGAAGCCGTCATGCCGGCCTTCCAGAAAAAATTCGTCGACGGACTGTTGCCGCTCGAACAGGCGTCGACGGCGCTGCGGATCGAACTGCTCCATCGGCTCGACGACGCGTTCCTGCAGAAAGGGTTGAGCAAGGCCGAGCAGCGCACGCTGTCCGAGCTGATCGCCGGCATGGCGCGCAACCTGCTCGACGTCAGCGACGACGCGCAACTGAAAGGCATCTACGACCGGCATCGCGCAACCGGCTACGACGACAAGGCAGCCGCCGCCCCCGAGCCGGCGAAACCGGCACCGGAACCGGCCCCCCGCGTCGAAGCGGCCGACGATCTCGACTCGCTGTCGCCCGACGAACTCGCCGCGCGCATGCAGGCCGAGCAGGACGAACAGTTCAGGCGCGACATGGCCGCCCACGAGGCCCGCGAGGCGCAGCGCGCGAAACGCAAGAAGGCGCCGAAGCAATCGGCCGCGCAGGCCAAACGCGAAGCCGAGCAGGCCGAATCGAGCCGGTCGATCCGCGAGGTCTACCGCAAGCTCGCCAGCGCGCTGCACCCCGATCGCGAAACCGATCCCCGGGAACAGGAACGCAAGACCGTGCTGATGCAGCGGGTCAACCTGGCTTATGCGAAGGGCAATCTCCTGCAACTGCTGGAGCTGCAGCTGGAGATCGAGCAGATCGACCGGCGCGCGATCGACGGCCTCGGCGAAGAACGGCTGACGCGCTACAACGGCATCCTGGAAGACCAGCTTCGCGAGCTGGACCAGGAGATCGTGCACGTCGAGACCGGTTTCCGGCGGACTTACGGCATCGCGCCGTCGGTCAAGGTGGCGCCCGACACCGTCGTGCGCATGCTCACGCGCGACATTGCCGGCATGCAGCGCAGCAACCACGACCTGAGCGTGGCGCTGCGCGAATTCGACGATCCGGAAAAAGTCAGGGACTGGCTGAAAGACGTGAAGCGTCAGCACGCATCGTCCCACTTCGACGACGATCCGTTTTAA
- a CDS encoding pectin acetylesterase-family hydrolase — translation MSSARCLLRVAVATLLGCAALNGHAADTTAPDPSIPYYSWYEVTLPESSGASCGNGTPMRFYVNRAQSDNLLYMMEPGGACWDYGTCTQTSTGAEAGLGGFNPDGIPHNYMNGTANESLLSSFLSPLLTRMDLAHILVGEPKVETQQWTQVFVPYCTGDIHMGSAVRNYTSPNGDWRLQHYSGLKNIQAVAQWLVSHGLGKPSRLLVYGMSAGGYGTLANYATLRNTLQPQAHSSLLDDAGTVFNTPFDADAATHPSVGLYDKVRTEWGMTGPDGMITVNSRLTSKFDPGNMGSAYAALSATYPHDRFGFSSYQRDKIIAAYHYRAFVPAVMAAPDDATKDSLSLAMFATELDGLKQTLNPLPNFGYFMPWARNDFIANHQVTAVSFTGSGIHENGIDADIGTFVDNLLNQQDPADTPVMKAFRTQQWSDFTFSTFLAWIDSVFNLTGEAGPISGHKA, via the coding sequence ATGTCATCAGCACGATGCCTGCTGCGCGTCGCCGTCGCCACGCTGCTCGGTTGCGCGGCACTGAACGGCCATGCCGCCGATACGACGGCGCCGGACCCGTCGATTCCGTATTACTCGTGGTACGAAGTGACGTTGCCGGAGAGCAGCGGCGCGTCGTGCGGCAACGGCACGCCGATGCGCTTCTACGTCAATCGCGCGCAGTCCGACAACCTGCTGTACATGATGGAGCCCGGCGGCGCGTGCTGGGACTACGGCACCTGCACGCAGACGTCCACCGGCGCGGAGGCCGGCCTCGGCGGCTTCAACCCGGACGGCATCCCGCACAACTACATGAACGGCACCGCGAACGAGAGCCTGCTGTCGTCGTTCCTGTCGCCGCTGCTGACGCGCATGGATCTCGCGCACATCCTCGTCGGCGAGCCGAAGGTCGAGACGCAGCAGTGGACACAGGTTTTCGTGCCCTATTGCACCGGAGATATCCACATGGGCAGCGCGGTGCGCAACTACACGTCGCCGAACGGCGACTGGCGCCTGCAGCACTACAGCGGCCTGAAGAACATCCAGGCCGTCGCGCAATGGCTGGTGTCGCACGGCTTGGGCAAGCCGAGCCGGCTGCTCGTGTACGGGATGAGCGCGGGCGGCTACGGCACGCTCGCGAACTACGCGACGCTGCGCAACACGCTGCAGCCGCAGGCGCATAGCTCGCTGCTCGACGATGCCGGCACCGTGTTCAACACGCCGTTCGATGCGGATGCGGCTACGCATCCGTCGGTCGGCCTGTACGACAAGGTGCGCACCGAGTGGGGGATGACCGGCCCCGACGGGATGATCACCGTGAACAGCCGGCTCACCAGCAAGTTCGATCCGGGCAACATGGGAAGCGCGTATGCGGCGCTGTCGGCGACTTACCCGCACGATCGCTTCGGCTTCTCGAGCTACCAGCGCGACAAGATCATCGCGGCCTATCACTACCGCGCATTCGTGCCGGCCGTGATGGCGGCGCCCGACGACGCGACGAAGGATTCGCTGTCGCTCGCGATGTTCGCGACGGAACTGGACGGGCTGAAGCAGACGCTGAACCCGCTGCCGAACTTCGGCTACTTCATGCCGTGGGCGCGCAACGACTTCATCGCCAACCATCAGGTGACGGCGGTCAGCTTCACCGGGTCGGGGATCCACGAGAACGGCATCGATGCCGATATCGGCACGTTCGTCGACAACCTGCTGAACCAGCAGGACCCGGCCGATACGCCGGTGATGAAGGCATTCCGCACGCAGCAGTGGTCGGATTTCACGTTCTCGACGTTTCTCGCGTGGATCGACAGCGTGTTCAACCTGACAGGTGAAGCGGGGCCGATCTCGGGGCACAAGGCGTGA
- a CDS encoding Zn-dependent hydrolase translates to MNPTVVFPPLNAERLNARVEQLARFTRPDVPWTRRAFSPLFTEARAWLAAQFAEAGLAVSMDAGGNLIGRRAGSGRCAKPLVTGSHCDTVVGGGRFDGIIGVLAGIEVAHTLNEQGIVLDHPFEVIDFLSEEPSDYGISCVGSRALSGVLDAGMLRATNAEGETLAEALRRIGGNPDALREPLRAPGSTAAFVELHIEQGPVLETRGLPIGVVTNIVGIRRVLITVTGQPDHAGTTPMDIRRDALVGAAHLIEAAHARASALSGNPHYVVATIGRIAMTPNVPNAVPGHVELMLEVRSDSDAVLDDFPEALLAGAAARLDALRLAARAEHVSRARPTDCQPLVMDAVEQAATQLGYPSMRLPSGAGHDAVYVAPTGPIGMIFIPCLGGRSHCPEEWIEPQQLLDGTRVLYQTLVALDRSLANAG, encoded by the coding sequence ATGAATCCGACGGTAGTATTCCCGCCCCTGAACGCCGAGCGCCTGAACGCGCGTGTCGAGCAACTGGCGCGCTTCACGCGGCCCGACGTCCCGTGGACGCGCCGCGCGTTCTCGCCGCTGTTCACGGAAGCGCGCGCATGGCTCGCCGCGCAGTTCGCCGAAGCCGGGCTCGCGGTGTCGATGGACGCGGGCGGGAACCTGATCGGCCGCCGCGCCGGCAGCGGCCGCTGCGCGAAGCCGCTCGTCACGGGGTCGCATTGCGACACGGTCGTCGGCGGCGGCCGCTTCGACGGGATCATCGGCGTGCTGGCCGGCATCGAGGTCGCGCACACGCTGAACGAGCAGGGAATCGTGCTCGACCATCCGTTCGAGGTGATCGACTTCCTGTCCGAGGAGCCGAGCGATTACGGCATTTCGTGCGTCGGCAGTCGCGCGTTGTCCGGCGTGCTCGATGCGGGCATGCTGCGCGCGACCAACGCCGAAGGCGAAACGCTCGCGGAAGCGTTGCGCCGTATCGGCGGCAACCCCGACGCATTGCGCGAACCGCTGCGCGCGCCGGGCAGCACGGCCGCGTTCGTCGAACTGCATATCGAGCAGGGCCCGGTGCTGGAAACGCGCGGCTTGCCGATCGGCGTCGTGACCAACATCGTCGGCATCCGGCGCGTGCTGATCACCGTGACCGGCCAGCCCGATCATGCGGGCACGACGCCGATGGATATCCGCCGCGACGCGCTCGTCGGCGCCGCGCACCTGATCGAGGCCGCGCATGCGCGCGCATCGGCGCTGTCGGGCAACCCTCACTACGTGGTCGCGACGATCGGGCGGATCGCGATGACGCCGAACGTGCCGAACGCGGTGCCGGGGCACGTCGAGCTGATGCTGGAAGTGCGCAGCGACAGCGATGCGGTGCTCGACGACTTCCCCGAGGCGCTGCTGGCCGGTGCGGCCGCGCGGCTCGACGCGTTGCGGCTCGCTGCCCGCGCGGAGCACGTGAGCCGCGCGCGGCCGACCGACTGCCAGCCGCTCGTGATGGACGCGGTCGAGCAGGCGGCCACGCAGCTCGGTTATCCGAGCATGCGGCTGCCGAGCGGTGCGGGGCACGATGCCGTGTATGTTGCGCCGACCGGGCCGATCGGGATGATCTTCATTCCGTGCCTGGGCGGCCGCAGCCATTGCCCGGAGGAGTGGATCGAGCCGCAGCAACTGCTCGACGGCACGCGCGTGCTGTACCAGACGCTCGTCGCGCTCGATCGCTCGCTGGCGAACGCCGGGTAA